Proteins encoded in a region of the Vicinamibacterales bacterium genome:
- a CDS encoding AAA-like domain-containing protein, producing the protein MLQPAPMERNGAKRGSGPSVARAAPATTIAPPAVSTAPRADSGPPAASRRLHSWKEIADYLRRGVTTVQRWEREEGLPVRRHRHASSGSVFAETGDIDTWLDRRSTPPGDDEETRPPAARASALTEHLGALDPVGGAIPLDSRLYIERPTDDDVHQAVGHGAGLVLIKGARQVGKSSLLARTLDRARRAGMRVAISDVQALGSDDLRSAATCFQALGRSLADQVSVKSPIHADWNVQDSPNTNFSRHLQRSVLAASPEPLIWGIDEVDRLVGRDYAIDVYGLFRSWYNRRALDPLAPWRRLTLVLAYATEAHLLIRDLNQSPFNVGVRVTLEDFTRSEVAALNSRHGSPLASDAALDRLVAVAGGHPYLVQTALHGLTHGSTLDDVERDARKGAGPLADHLRHVAVLLEADPAARQAMRAVVAGGRCPGRDVFYRLRSAGLIVGDAPEDARPRCGLYAAYFAAAGE; encoded by the coding sequence GTGCTGCAGCCGGCGCCGATGGAGCGAAATGGCGCCAAACGGGGTTCTGGACCGAGCGTCGCCCGGGCCGCCCCAGCGACTACAATTGCCCCACCCGCCGTGTCGACCGCGCCTCGCGCCGATTCGGGACCGCCCGCCGCCAGCCGGCGGCTGCACTCCTGGAAGGAGATCGCCGACTACCTGCGGCGCGGCGTTACCACCGTGCAGCGATGGGAGCGCGAGGAGGGCTTGCCTGTCAGGCGTCACCGGCATGCCTCCAGTGGATCGGTGTTCGCGGAGACCGGCGACATCGACACCTGGCTCGACCGCCGATCCACGCCGCCAGGAGATGACGAAGAAACGCGACCGCCCGCGGCCCGGGCTTCGGCGCTGACGGAGCACCTGGGCGCGTTGGACCCGGTCGGCGGCGCCATCCCGCTCGACTCGAGGCTCTACATCGAGCGCCCCACCGACGACGACGTCCACCAGGCCGTCGGACACGGAGCGGGCCTGGTCCTGATCAAAGGCGCGCGCCAGGTGGGCAAGAGTTCGCTGTTGGCGCGGACGCTGGATCGCGCGCGCCGCGCGGGCATGAGGGTGGCCATTTCGGACGTCCAGGCACTGGGCTCCGACGATCTGCGGTCGGCGGCGACCTGTTTCCAGGCGCTGGGCCGGAGCCTGGCGGATCAGGTGTCCGTCAAATCGCCGATTCATGCCGACTGGAACGTTCAGGACAGCCCCAACACGAACTTCTCGCGCCATCTGCAGCGCAGCGTCCTCGCCGCCAGCCCCGAACCGCTGATCTGGGGGATTGACGAGGTCGATCGCCTCGTCGGGCGCGACTACGCGATCGACGTCTACGGCCTGTTTCGTTCCTGGTACAACCGGCGCGCGCTGGACCCGCTGGCGCCGTGGCGGCGCCTGACGCTCGTGCTGGCCTATGCCACGGAAGCCCACCTCCTCATCCGCGATCTGAACCAATCGCCGTTCAACGTCGGCGTGCGAGTGACGCTCGAGGATTTCACACGCTCCGAGGTCGCGGCGCTCAACAGCAGGCACGGCTCGCCGCTCGCGTCGGACGCGGCGCTCGATCGGCTCGTCGCGGTCGCCGGCGGTCACCCCTACCTGGTGCAGACCGCGTTGCACGGGCTGACGCACGGTTCGACACTGGACGATGTCGAGCGCGACGCGCGGAAAGGAGCGGGGCCGCTCGCCGATCATCTCCGGCACGTCGCGGTGCTCCTCGAGGCCGATCCGGCGGCACGGCAGGCGATGCGGGCCGTCGTCGCGGGCGGGCGGTGTCCGGGGCGCGACGTCTTCTACCGGCTGCGCAGCGCCGGACTGATCGTCGGCGACGCACCTGAAGACGCTCGCCCGCGGTGCGGACTCTATGCTGCATACTTCGCCGCCGCCGGCGAGTGA
- a CDS encoding AAA-like domain-containing protein codes for MLHTSPPPASDVRAPDFFVTGGALASDAPSYVVRDADAELLEALIAGEFCYVLTARQMGKSSLMVRTVAELRKNGIDAAVVDLTAIGLHVTVEQWYRGLLTEVGEQLGMESAVDAAWSALRDLPPTQRWLKVLRDLLVIPRPRPLAIFVDEIDVVRSLPFRTDDFFAGIREIFNRRARQPAMRRLSFCLLGVAAPTDLIADPTLTPFNIGRRIELADFTPTEAVVLAAGLGRPPDAARALLARIGYWTGAHPYLTQRLCLAIARDPSVRNDADVDRCCQQLFLSPHAAERDDNLIFVREHLLTQDALRTPLLDLYASVLRGDGRGGDDRVNPVVSALRLSGIVRADGDRLRVRNEIYARVFDRAWVARHLPDAEVRRQRAAFRRGALRTGIAAAVVLAAVLGGVAALWRQHGQLRAEQDRSRGLLYAAEMNLAAQAWNASGAGRTRALLEHHVPAAGERDLRGFEWRYLWRLTHGDQPPLRGRVEDPTRVAFAPDGARLAVAGWRGLLDVWDLASRRLLFTVGDAQHGGQTAVTFSPDGRMLVAGGALDWVRVYDAAGGTLLQELRGHTDRLRDVAFSPDGRLLATAGFDRTIRLWDTASWRLLSTLTGHTRGVNAVRFTDDGTQLVSGSWDNTVRLWDVHQRREIAQLPHDGDVETLALTGNGRTLVTGGWEQALKIWDTASRRVLATLAGHTTVVSHLAASPDGRTIVSASSDGTVRLWDLGRRREVSRVRTGGQRYLAIGLSPDGRRLVTAGDQGELRVWPVEGPGRVDQDAAVLEGHTDVVTGLVFTPDDRRLISTSYDGTVRIWDWRARQAAATLTQGGRIGLAPSLSSDGRLIAVKDDERGVVVWDVVAARETRALPSTPALTGAVFTPDGRLVACGNFNLVLWDVTRETPLSRLETSVNVGPNLAMSPDGRTLISGNRQGEVTFWSISPFAPMAATAPHTDYVSAFDFSPDGRTMLTASFDGVIRLWDMRTRTPRAELRGHQGWVTSAVFSPDGRRIASGGADGVIKFWDVETGHELMTLFGHRDRIHALAFAHDGQVLASGSADRTIRLWRAAASMPSR; via the coding sequence ATGCTGCATACTTCGCCGCCGCCGGCGAGTGACGTGCGTGCGCCCGACTTCTTCGTCACCGGCGGAGCGCTGGCCAGCGATGCGCCCAGCTATGTAGTCCGCGATGCCGACGCGGAGCTGCTCGAGGCGCTCATCGCCGGCGAGTTCTGCTACGTCCTCACCGCGCGCCAGATGGGCAAGTCGTCCCTGATGGTGCGGACGGTCGCCGAGCTGCGCAAGAACGGCATCGATGCGGCGGTCGTCGATCTCACGGCCATCGGCCTTCACGTCACGGTCGAGCAGTGGTATCGCGGGCTGCTCACGGAAGTCGGCGAGCAGCTCGGGATGGAATCCGCCGTGGACGCGGCGTGGTCGGCGCTGCGCGATCTGCCGCCGACGCAGCGATGGCTCAAGGTCCTGCGCGATCTCCTCGTCATTCCCCGGCCGCGGCCGCTCGCGATCTTCGTCGACGAGATCGACGTCGTCCGCAGCCTGCCGTTCCGCACCGACGACTTCTTTGCCGGCATCCGCGAGATCTTCAATCGCCGCGCCCGCCAGCCGGCGATGCGGCGGCTGTCGTTCTGCCTGCTGGGCGTCGCGGCCCCGACCGACCTGATCGCCGATCCGACCTTGACCCCGTTCAACATCGGACGGCGAATCGAGCTTGCGGACTTCACGCCGACCGAAGCCGTCGTCCTCGCGGCCGGACTCGGCCGTCCTCCGGATGCGGCGCGCGCCCTGCTGGCCCGGATCGGCTACTGGACGGGCGCGCATCCGTATCTCACCCAGCGGCTCTGCCTGGCGATCGCCCGCGACCCGTCGGTGCGAAACGATGCCGACGTGGACCGGTGCTGTCAGCAGCTCTTTCTGTCGCCGCATGCTGCCGAACGCGACGACAACCTGATCTTCGTGCGCGAACATCTGCTGACGCAGGATGCGCTGCGCACGCCGCTGCTCGATCTCTATGCATCCGTCCTGCGCGGCGACGGCCGCGGCGGCGACGATCGGGTCAATCCGGTGGTCAGCGCGCTGCGGCTCTCCGGCATCGTCCGCGCGGACGGAGATCGGCTGCGCGTCCGCAACGAGATCTATGCGCGCGTCTTCGATCGGGCGTGGGTCGCGCGGCATCTCCCTGATGCGGAGGTCCGGCGGCAGCGCGCCGCGTTCCGGCGTGGCGCGTTGAGGACCGGGATCGCCGCGGCTGTCGTGCTCGCCGCGGTGTTGGGCGGTGTGGCGGCGCTGTGGCGGCAGCACGGCCAGCTGCGCGCCGAGCAGGACCGCAGCCGCGGTCTGCTGTACGCGGCCGAGATGAATCTGGCCGCGCAGGCGTGGAACGCGTCCGGGGCGGGGCGGACGCGGGCGCTGCTGGAGCATCACGTCCCTGCAGCGGGCGAGCGCGATCTGCGCGGCTTCGAGTGGCGTTACCTGTGGCGGCTCACCCACGGCGACCAGCCCCCGCTGCGCGGACGCGTCGAGGATCCGACCCGTGTTGCCTTCGCGCCCGACGGCGCTCGCCTCGCGGTCGCCGGATGGCGCGGACTGCTCGATGTCTGGGATCTCGCGTCACGTCGTCTGCTCTTCACGGTCGGTGATGCTCAGCACGGAGGGCAGACCGCCGTCACGTTCTCACCCGACGGACGCATGCTGGTGGCGGGCGGGGCGCTCGACTGGGTCCGCGTCTACGACGCGGCGGGCGGAACGCTCCTCCAGGAGCTGCGCGGCCACACCGACCGGCTGCGCGACGTGGCGTTTTCGCCGGACGGGCGGCTGCTCGCCACTGCCGGCTTCGACCGCACGATCCGGTTGTGGGATACGGCATCGTGGCGACTGCTCTCGACACTCACCGGCCACACCCGCGGTGTCAACGCGGTGCGCTTCACGGACGACGGAACGCAACTGGTCTCGGGGAGCTGGGACAACACCGTCCGGCTGTGGGATGTCCACCAGCGCCGCGAGATCGCGCAACTGCCCCACGACGGCGACGTCGAGACGCTGGCGCTGACGGGCAACGGCCGGACGCTGGTCACTGGTGGCTGGGAGCAGGCGCTGAAGATCTGGGACACGGCGTCGCGCCGGGTGCTGGCGACGCTCGCCGGTCACACGACCGTGGTCTCGCACCTGGCGGCGTCGCCGGACGGACGCACGATCGTGTCGGCGAGCAGCGACGGTACCGTTCGCCTCTGGGATCTCGGCCGCCGCCGCGAAGTTTCGCGAGTCCGGACCGGCGGGCAGCGGTACCTCGCGATCGGACTGTCGCCGGACGGGCGCCGCCTGGTTACCGCCGGAGATCAAGGAGAGCTTCGCGTGTGGCCCGTCGAAGGGCCGGGCCGCGTCGACCAGGATGCTGCGGTCCTCGAAGGCCACACGGATGTCGTCACCGGACTGGTGTTCACGCCAGACGATCGTCGATTGATCTCCACCAGCTACGACGGGACGGTGCGGATCTGGGACTGGCGCGCACGTCAGGCGGCGGCGACCCTGACGCAGGGTGGGCGCATCGGGTTGGCGCCGAGCCTCTCCTCCGACGGCCGGCTCATCGCGGTCAAGGACGATGAACGCGGCGTCGTCGTGTGGGACGTAGTCGCGGCACGCGAGACTCGGGCGTTGCCCTCGACCCCGGCACTCACGGGTGCCGTATTCACGCCTGACGGGCGTCTCGTCGCCTGCGGCAACTTCAACCTCGTGCTGTGGGACGTGACCCGCGAGACGCCTCTGTCGCGGCTCGAGACCAGCGTGAACGTGGGACCGAATCTCGCGATGTCGCCGGACGGGCGCACTCTCATCAGCGGCAACCGGCAGGGTGAAGTGACATTCTGGTCGATCTCGCCGTTCGCGCCGATGGCGGCGACGGCGCCGCACACCGATTACGTGTCGGCGTTCGATTTCTCGCCGGACGGCCGCACGATGCTGACCGCCAGCTTCGACGGCGTGATCCGGTTGTGGGACATGCGCACGCGCACGCCGCGTGCGGAGCTGCGCGGACACCAGGGCTGGGTCACGAGCGCGGTGTTCTCACCCGACGGACGCCGGATCGCGTCCGGCGGCGCCGACGGCGTCATCAAGTTCTGGGACGTCGAGACCGGGCACGAGCTGATGACGCTGTTCGGTCATCGCGACCGCATTCACGCGCTCGCGTTCGCGCATGACGGCCAGGTTCTTGCCAGCGGCTCGGCCGATCGCACCATCCGGCTGTGGCGCGCCGCGGCGTCGATGCCGTCGCGCTGA
- a CDS encoding S41 family peptidase, with protein MPHARVTRISAAIAVLLSASASIHAQTALTEPQRTADLNQLAGFYAKNYAPYEWKRDLFGIDLLRLNDWFQAIHKTDDLDFQEVLIDYAASLNDAHVGVSFPSNFDAALPLRFDIYDGRVLIDAIDRTALPLAQFPFGIGDELIAFDGIPVRDAIAALAKYAQVGVPQITDRLAADLLTFRSQNFFPHAPDLGDTAALRIRLDSSGVQNTWLVPWFKSGTPITSQGPVPSPGRRPYRLTRAATAAPAADDVAEAPLPRSRYRGADTGVVDDTLPGYMEPLRPLLNAALTRAPEGVLNFGTKTPVYAMPPGFVRRRGGPSSDFFLTGVFPAGGRTIGYIRIPSFSPPSTSVALQQLDQEIAFFTANTDGLVVDVMRNPGGNIVFGDSILQRLMPSPFRTLGFEIRATATWLAAFANSVEAAQLSNAPPQIISNLQNNFAEVLRAYQEQRGRSAPVALNPTGSVTLTPNAVRYTKPLLVLIDEFSASAADMFAAIVQDNQRGPLFGMRTMGAGGSVRNYQATAYTESSFSITVSLANRGRIVQTSDYPPAPYIENIGVRPDILQNYMTRENLMSAGTPFVQAFSTAIVNLIQTGVW; from the coding sequence ATGCCGCATGCACGAGTCACACGCATTTCCGCTGCGATCGCGGTACTGCTGTCAGCGTCCGCCAGCATTCATGCGCAGACGGCGCTCACCGAGCCGCAGCGCACCGCCGATCTGAACCAGCTGGCCGGCTTCTACGCCAAGAACTACGCGCCCTACGAGTGGAAGCGCGACCTGTTCGGGATCGACCTGCTGCGGCTCAACGACTGGTTCCAGGCGATTCACAAGACGGATGACCTGGACTTCCAGGAAGTCTTGATCGACTACGCGGCGTCGCTGAACGACGCGCATGTGGGCGTGTCGTTTCCCTCCAATTTCGACGCGGCGCTTCCTCTGCGGTTCGACATCTACGACGGCCGCGTGTTGATCGACGCGATCGATCGCACCGCACTGCCGCTCGCCCAGTTCCCATTCGGCATCGGCGACGAGCTGATCGCGTTCGACGGCATCCCCGTCCGCGACGCCATCGCCGCGCTCGCCAAGTACGCGCAGGTGGGTGTTCCGCAGATCACCGACCGGCTGGCCGCCGACCTCCTGACCTTCCGGTCGCAGAACTTCTTTCCGCACGCGCCCGACCTCGGCGACACGGCGGCGCTGCGCATCCGGCTGGACAGCAGCGGCGTCCAGAACACGTGGCTCGTGCCGTGGTTCAAGAGCGGCACGCCGATTACGTCGCAAGGGCCGGTCCCCAGCCCTGGGCGGCGCCCGTACCGGCTGACCCGCGCGGCGACCGCCGCACCGGCCGCCGACGACGTCGCGGAGGCGCCGCTCCCGCGGTCGCGTTATCGCGGCGCGGACACGGGGGTCGTCGACGACACTCTTCCCGGGTATATGGAACCGCTCCGCCCGCTGCTGAATGCCGCGCTGACGCGGGCGCCGGAGGGCGTGCTCAACTTCGGCACCAAGACGCCCGTCTATGCGATGCCGCCCGGATTCGTGCGCCGCCGCGGCGGGCCGAGCTCCGACTTCTTCCTGACCGGCGTCTTCCCGGCGGGCGGCCGCACCATCGGCTACATCCGCATTCCCAGTTTCTCGCCGCCGAGCACGTCGGTCGCGCTGCAGCAGCTCGATCAGGAGATCGCCTTCTTCACCGCGAACACGGACGGCCTCGTCGTCGACGTGATGCGGAATCCGGGAGGAAACATCGTGTTTGGCGATTCCATCCTTCAGCGGTTGATGCCGTCGCCGTTCCGCACGCTCGGCTTCGAGATTCGCGCCACTGCGACATGGCTCGCCGCGTTCGCGAACTCAGTCGAAGCGGCGCAACTGTCGAACGCGCCGCCCCAGATCATCAGCAACCTGCAGAACAACTTTGCAGAAGTCCTCCGCGCGTACCAGGAGCAGCGCGGCAGGAGCGCACCGGTCGCGCTGAATCCGACCGGCAGCGTGACGCTGACGCCGAATGCGGTGCGGTACACCAAGCCGCTGCTCGTCCTGATCGATGAATTCTCCGCCTCGGCTGCCGACATGTTCGCGGCGATCGTTCAGGACAATCAGCGCGGGCCGCTGTTCGGAATGCGCACGATGGGGGCGGGCGGCAGCGTCAGGAACTATCAGGCCACGGCGTACACCGAAAGCTCGTTCTCGATCACCGTGTCGCTCGCCAACCGCGGACGGATCGTTCAAACCTCCGACTATCCCCCGGCGCCGTACATCGAGAACATCGGCGTCCGCCCCGACATTCTGCAGAACTACATGACGCGCGAGAACCTGATGAGCGCCGGGACGCCGTTCGTGCAGGCGTTCTCGACCGCGATCGTCAATCTGATCCAGACCGGTGTCTGGTAG
- a CDS encoding WD40 repeat domain-containing protein, whose product MPRFDLSIGVLLVLAGMHGWSGQTAVSGHTSEVRVVSFLADGRTLLSGAADYTIRLWDVPDGRSRGIWQRVPEFDAAASTTVISVSPAAGLIARAGAEQGTAEIWDIAKTARVRTIRAHARVVDAVALSRGGSLLVTATADEVRTWDVAAGKALARVTAPNLYRIGGIAAAPDGKTIAVAATDRTLVLYDAVSGKPLVQYQGVPGQVKSLDFSPDGKLLASGQEAPAEDSVRIWDVSQAAAVQHVAGPPNQASAVAFSPDGRLLASAERIVMVWDVEARTPTHSFTGHTAPVRSLAFSPDGALLASAADDRVIALWTIQK is encoded by the coding sequence ATGCCGCGGTTTGACCTCTCGATCGGAGTGCTGCTCGTACTCGCCGGCATGCACGGCTGGTCCGGTCAAACCGCGGTCAGCGGACACACCAGCGAGGTGCGCGTGGTGTCGTTTCTGGCGGACGGCCGTACGCTGCTGTCCGGCGCCGCCGACTATACGATTCGCCTCTGGGACGTTCCCGATGGCAGGTCGCGGGGCATCTGGCAGAGGGTTCCCGAGTTCGACGCGGCTGCAAGTACGACGGTCATCTCCGTCTCTCCGGCCGCAGGACTCATCGCCCGCGCCGGCGCGGAGCAGGGCACCGCCGAAATCTGGGACATTGCGAAAACCGCCCGCGTCCGGACGATCCGGGCGCACGCGAGGGTGGTGGACGCGGTCGCGTTGTCGCGCGGCGGCTCGCTCCTGGTCACGGCCACCGCCGACGAAGTCAGGACGTGGGACGTGGCGGCGGGAAAAGCGCTCGCCCGGGTCACCGCGCCGAATCTCTACCGCATCGGCGGCATCGCGGCGGCGCCGGACGGCAAGACGATCGCGGTCGCCGCCACCGATCGCACGCTCGTTCTGTACGACGCGGTCAGCGGCAAGCCGCTGGTCCAGTACCAAGGGGTGCCCGGACAGGTGAAGTCGTTGGACTTCTCGCCGGACGGCAAGCTGCTGGCGTCGGGACAGGAGGCGCCGGCGGAAGACTCCGTGCGCATCTGGGATGTCAGCCAGGCCGCCGCCGTGCAGCACGTGGCCGGACCGCCGAACCAGGCCTCGGCGGTCGCGTTCTCGCCCGACGGGCGTCTACTGGCGAGCGCAGAGCGGATCGTCATGGTGTGGGACGTCGAGGCTCGAACGCCGACGCACTCGTTCACCGGGCACACCGCGCCCGTCCGCTCCCTCGCGTTCTCGCCGGACGGCGCGCTGCTGGCGTCGGCTGCCGACGATCGCGTGATTGCGCTGTGGACCATCCAGAAGTGA
- the polA gene encoding DNA polymerase I — protein sequence MTPPRLYLIDGSSQMYRAYHAIRGLTNPADGKSTNAVYGFVTMLRKLINDHQPQYIAASFDLAGPTFRDEIVSDYKANRTPMPGDLAEQIPLVHEACEAMGVPILTSQRYEADDVIGTLATKAAAAGFEVAIVTGDKDFFQLVHDGIKVYNPKEEGTWFDAAGVKEKFGVAPAQVVDVLALMGDTIDNIKGVPGIGEKGARDLIARYGDLETLLAHAAEVPNKRQREGLQNHAEDARQSRTLARIHVDCPVEFDPEAMRYRGASQQRCFELFSRLGFRTLVMEFAPTAQTVGKDYAVVDTLDGVAALAADLRAAGRFALRVLPDAPSAMRAGIVGLSFSTARFQARYVPFAGSGLGFDGGLDARAALDALEPVLEDAAIRKVGHDLKFDTIVLARHGVALQGLETDTMLASYLVDANRSSHLIEDLALEHTGYKALTEDDVCGRGAKAMTFAQIPVQAALDYAGERSDLALQLAAPLRAILARDGLEAVYEELEHPLLPVLVAIERAGIRIDGPALASQAQRIDEELYKLARRIYELSGEEYNINSPKKLGEILFDKMGLTTETLKRTSKTKAHSTAFEVLEELGQYHELPRLVLEWRALMKLKGTYIDALPQLVNPDTGRVHTCFNQAVAATGRLSSSDPNLQNIPIRTELGREIRRAFIADPGNVLISADYSQIELRVLAHMSGDPALLDAFTNNVDIHDRTALKVFGTASGLSEHELRRRAKIVNYALLYGKQAFTLAKDIGVSREEAQSFIDAYFAGFPSVRAFIDGIIESGRRTGSVKTMFGRRRLVPDLNNRNGQIRGAAERAAVNMPIQGSAADILKKAMIDVHRELPGIAGGRARMILTVHDELLFEAPEAAAGETAAAVRQLMESAVTLTVPLTVDVGIGADWKAAKS from the coding sequence ATGACGCCGCCGCGACTGTACCTGATCGACGGCAGCTCGCAGATGTATCGCGCGTATCACGCGATTCGCGGGCTGACGAATCCCGCTGACGGAAAATCCACCAACGCCGTCTACGGCTTCGTGACGATGCTGCGGAAGCTGATCAACGATCACCAGCCGCAGTACATCGCCGCCTCGTTCGATCTCGCCGGTCCGACGTTCCGCGACGAGATCGTCAGCGACTACAAGGCGAACCGCACGCCGATGCCCGGCGATCTGGCGGAACAGATCCCGCTGGTGCACGAGGCCTGCGAGGCGATGGGAGTGCCGATCCTGACGTCGCAGCGCTACGAAGCCGACGACGTGATCGGCACGCTGGCGACCAAAGCGGCGGCGGCCGGATTCGAGGTGGCGATCGTCACCGGCGACAAGGACTTCTTCCAGCTGGTGCACGACGGCATCAAGGTCTACAACCCGAAGGAGGAGGGGACCTGGTTCGACGCCGCCGGGGTGAAGGAGAAGTTCGGCGTCGCGCCGGCGCAGGTCGTCGACGTGCTCGCGCTGATGGGCGACACGATCGACAACATCAAGGGCGTGCCGGGCATCGGCGAGAAAGGGGCGCGCGATCTGATCGCCAGGTACGGCGACCTCGAGACCCTGCTCGCGCACGCCGCGGAGGTGCCGAACAAGCGTCAGCGCGAAGGGCTGCAGAACCACGCCGAAGACGCGCGGCAGAGCCGCACGCTGGCGCGCATCCACGTCGACTGTCCGGTGGAGTTCGACCCGGAGGCGATGCGCTATCGCGGCGCGTCGCAGCAGCGGTGCTTCGAGCTGTTCTCGCGGCTCGGCTTCCGCACGCTGGTGATGGAGTTCGCGCCGACGGCGCAGACCGTCGGCAAGGACTACGCGGTGGTGGACACGCTCGACGGGGTGGCCGCGCTGGCGGCCGATCTGCGCGCCGCCGGCCGGTTCGCGCTGCGGGTGCTGCCCGACGCCCCGTCGGCGATGCGCGCCGGCATCGTCGGGCTGTCGTTCTCGACGGCGCGCTTTCAGGCGCGCTACGTGCCGTTCGCGGGCTCCGGCCTCGGCTTCGACGGCGGGCTCGACGCGCGCGCCGCGCTCGACGCGCTCGAGCCGGTGCTCGAGGACGCGGCGATCCGCAAGGTCGGCCACGACCTGAAGTTCGACACCATCGTGCTCGCCCGCCATGGCGTGGCGCTGCAGGGGCTCGAGACCGACACGATGCTCGCGAGCTACCTGGTCGACGCGAACCGGTCGTCGCATCTCATCGAGGACCTCGCGCTCGAGCACACCGGGTACAAGGCGCTGACCGAGGACGACGTCTGCGGCCGCGGCGCCAAAGCGATGACGTTCGCCCAGATCCCGGTGCAGGCGGCGCTCGACTACGCCGGCGAGCGCTCCGACCTGGCGCTGCAGCTCGCGGCGCCGCTGCGCGCCATCCTCGCGCGCGACGGACTCGAGGCCGTGTACGAGGAGCTCGAGCATCCCCTGCTCCCCGTGCTCGTCGCCATCGAGCGCGCCGGGATCCGCATCGACGGCCCGGCGCTCGCCTCGCAGGCGCAGCGCATCGACGAGGAGCTGTACAAGCTGGCGCGGCGCATCTACGAACTGTCGGGGGAGGAATACAACATCAACTCGCCGAAGAAGCTCGGCGAGATCCTCTTCGACAAAATGGGCCTGACGACGGAGACGCTGAAGCGCACGTCGAAGACCAAGGCGCATTCGACCGCGTTCGAGGTGCTGGAGGAGCTGGGGCAGTATCACGAGCTGCCGCGGCTGGTGCTCGAGTGGCGCGCGCTGATGAAGCTGAAAGGCACCTACATCGACGCGCTGCCGCAGCTGGTCAATCCCGACACCGGCCGCGTCCACACCTGTTTCAACCAGGCGGTCGCGGCAACCGGACGCCTGAGCAGCAGCGATCCGAACCTGCAGAACATCCCGATCCGCACCGAGCTGGGGCGGGAAATCCGCCGCGCCTTCATCGCCGATCCGGGCAACGTGCTGATTTCCGCCGACTACTCGCAGATCGAGCTGCGCGTCCTGGCGCACATGTCGGGCGATCCGGCGCTGCTCGACGCCTTCACCAACAACGTCGACATCCACGATCGCACGGCGCTGAAAGTCTTCGGCACCGCCAGCGGGCTGAGCGAGCACGAGCTCCGCCGGCGCGCCAAGATCGTGAACTACGCGCTGCTCTACGGCAAGCAGGCGTTCACGCTGGCGAAGGACATCGGCGTCTCGCGGGAAGAAGCGCAGTCGTTCATCGACGCCTACTTCGCCGGCTTCCCGTCGGTGCGCGCCTTCATCGACGGCATCATCGAATCAGGACGCCGCACCGGCTCGGTGAAGACGATGTTCGGCCGCCGCCGGCTGGTGCCCGATCTGAACAACCGCAACGGCCAGATCCGCGGCGCCGCCGAGCGCGCCGCGGTGAACATGCCGATTCAGGGATCGGCGGCGGACATCCTGAAGAAGGCGATGATCGACGTGCACCGGGAGCTGCCCGGCATCGCCGGCGGCCGCGCCCGCATGATCCTCACGGTGCACGACGAGCTGCTGTTCGAGGCGCCGGAAGCCGCCGCCGGGGAAACCGCCGCGGCCGTGCGTCAGTTGATGGAGTCGGCGGTGACCCTCACCGTGCCGCTCACCGTCGACGTCGGCATCGGCGCCGACTGGAAAGCGGCCAAGAGCTGA